A part of Amblyraja radiata isolate CabotCenter1 chromosome 23, sAmbRad1.1.pri, whole genome shotgun sequence genomic DNA contains:
- the ppdpf gene encoding pancreatic progenitor cell differentiation and proliferation factor, with protein sequence MASIPSTGSLAATHDYYRRRIGSTSSNSSCGSSEHIGEIIPHTPGLPKSASGQWWLSFFFGKTQNLPVMTTVTESSESGKINCILPQDMVRKRHVSEPSKPSS encoded by the exons atggcctccaTTCCATCGACTGGATCACTTGCAGCAACCCATGACTATTACAGGA GGCGAATTGGATCAACCTCCAGTAATAGTTCATGCGGTAGCTCTGAGCACATTGGGGAAATTATTCCACACACCCCAG GGTTACCAAAGTCTGCGTCGGGCCAATGGTGGCTCAGCTTTTTCTTTGGAAAAACCCAGAACCTTCCAGTAATGACCACTGTAACCGAGTCATCCGAGAG TGGGAAGATTAACTGCATCCTCCCTCAAGACATGGTGAGGAAAAGACACGTCAGTGAGCCCAGCAAACCATCATCTTAA